The stretch of DNA TGGGTGAACTACGGCGGGGACTTCGGCGCCAGCGCCTGGCGGCCAGGCGGCGGCCTCGCCGCCGACCCGAAGGCCGCGAAAAGCTCGACGCGGCACTCGGGAAGCTGGCGGCGGACGAGGCGCGCCACGTGCGCTGGTGGCTGTTCGGCGACGGCCGGGCGGGCATCCGGTGGGCCCCCGACGGGACGCCCCTGGGCCTGGACGATCGCGTCTTCGCGGACATGGATGCCGCGCTGGCGGCCGCGCGGAGAAGCGGCATCAAGATCACCTTCTCGGTGATCGACTTCCTGTTCGTGAAGGGCAAGAAGAAGCCGCCGGGCGAGGTGCAGACCGGCGGGCACGCGGACGTCATCCGCGATCCGCGCAAGCGCGAAGCGTTCATCGACAACGTCCTGACGCCGATCCTCGAGCGTTACGGGCGCGACCCGGCGATCGAGGCCTGGGATCTCCTCAACGAGCCGGAATGGGTCACCTTCGGGCAGCGAGCCTGGAACCCGTTCACGATGCCCTGGAACGCCGACATGCGGGCTTTCCTGAAAGCCGGAACCGACGCGATCCACCGCCATACCAACCAGTGGGCGACGGTGGGGCTCGCGAGCACCCGCGGCCTCGGCCTGGTCCGGGATCTGGGGCTGGACCTCTACCACGCGCATTGGTACGACGGCCACGACTGGCTCGGCAGCTCGCTGTCAAGGCCGGTCAAGGACATGCGACTGGATCGCCCGCTGATCCTGGGCGAGTTCCCGACGACCAGGTCCAAGAAACGGCCGGCCGAGATCCTCGACGAGGCCAAGCGGGCCGGCTACGGCGGCGGGATGCTCTGGTCGGTGCTCAGCGACGATCCGGTCGCGGGCTTCGAGGCGGCGCGTCCCGGCTTGCAGGACTGGGCGCGGCGGAATTCCACGGACCTGGCGCCCTGAAGGTCGTCTAGTCCATACTGGGTGGGACCATGGGCACCGTGCTCTGCCTGCTCGCGGCCGCAGTCGCGTACTCGGTCGGCGACGTGGCCAATCCGCGCAGCCGCGGCTCCTGGATCGCGGACGAGGCCGGGGTCATCCCCGAGGCCGCCGAAGTTGAGCTGAATCGCCGCATCGACTCCCTGGATCGCGACCTGGGCGTCGAGATCGCCGTGGTCACGGTCCCCGAGGTGGACACCACGCCCAAGGAGTTCGCTACCGCCCTCTTCAACCGCTGGGGCGTGGGAAAGCGCCGCGCCGACAACGGCCTGCTCGTCCTGCTGGTGCGCGACCGGCGGCGCCTGGAGATGGAGACGGGCTACGGCCTGGAGCCCATCCTGCCCGACGGCTGGCTGGGCGGGATGCAACAGAAGAAGATGGTGCCGCGCTTCAAGGCCGGAGATTTCGGCGGCGGCCTGGTCGCGGGCGTCGAAGCGGTCGAGAGCAAGCTGCGGGAGGCGCCGGCCGAGGCCGCCGAAGGGACACGCCGCGAGGGCGATCCCCCGCCGGCGGCAGGTGGCTCCGACGCCGGCCTGCTTGCGCTGGGC from Candidatus Tanganyikabacteria bacterium encodes:
- a CDS encoding TPM domain-containing protein, which codes for MGTVLCLLAAAVAYSVGDVANPRSRGSWIADEAGVIPEAAEVELNRRIDSLDRDLGVEIAVVTVPEVDTTPKEFATALFNRWGVGKRRADNGLLVLLVRDRRRLEMETGYGLEPILPDGWLGGMQQKKMVPRFKAGDFGGGLVAGVEAVESKLREAPAEAAEGTRREGDPPPAAGGSDAGLLALG